The Carassius auratus strain Wakin chromosome 34, ASM336829v1, whole genome shotgun sequence genomic sequence CATCTTGGTAGACAAACCTTCTTCCCATTTAAATCTTTCTGACAGAGGGCAGCAGActttcctcaagaatttgactgtatttttgccCCATCCATGTTTCCTTgtatcctgacaagtgctccagtccctgctgcagagaaacaccaaGAACAGGACATCACCACCTCCAtactttactggaggaatgctgttatttggatcgTGAGCTGTAATCGATTTCTGCCAGACATATCTTTTGGGGTTAAAGAAAAAGAATacaattttagtctcatctgacTATAACACCATTTTCCATGAggcctcagaatcttcaagacGCGTTTTGGCAAAACTCATTcgtgactgcatgtggcctttcttgaggacCACTCTTTGTCATGAATTACTGCAACTGCTTCAGATTTGCTGTTGGCCTCCTTGTAGCCAGTTTCCTTCTGGCTCTTTCATTTAGTTTAGAATCACGTCCTGATGCAGGTAGGGTCAGTGTTGTATATAATATCTTCCACTTgttaataatagacttcactgtgcttctaggcattgataaagtGTTTAGGAAGATCAAAGCTGGCACACCACAGCTcccaaaatagaaaatatttatctCTGTTCTCACCACAGGTGATGTTTTGAGCCAAAAAGCTCTTCATCAGCTCTTCATCGATAAAGcctttggaatttttttgtatccatctcctgacttgtgcgtgtccacaactttatcccggAGATCTTTTGATGGGTActcatagttgattgtttgcttcagttgctctaccaaggactgaaatgctccaggaatgcTCTTCTCATGCTGAGCTAATCACAATGaccacagatgatcaagttaaatatcaaatggctttgtgtgcatTGAGAAGATGATTAGCTACACATGACTCTGGCATATCGGTGTTAtgtctttcacttggatgttaaaagttgtaaatacagtaaatacagctggataaaacaaaaactagcTTCATTTCAGAGCCTGGGGAtgttcttttctatacccactgtgcatatatatatatatatatatatatatatatatatatatatatatatatatatatatatatatatatatatatatcctccgGACAACCAGCTATGGAGTTTTGTCCTCTGTAGACACTGggactaaaagcatgtttattacaaATTTGgcaattattactcccattactagacttcttttttcattactttgcccCAAAAACGaatttatatgcaaattatatGCAGTGTATAGAGATACATTGTACATAATGGGACAACCTGTTTATGCCAACCTGCATAAAACAAAATAGTATAACAAATCATTCTGTTATATCTTTCATAACAAAGCTGAGAATAATTTTTATACAAAGTCTgtcataaatcaattaaaaatagatTGGGGATGAAAAAAACCAACACTGTTTTtgccttttcatttttttcaattctattttaaaaacaggactttaaaaaatatatttatataataaaaatatataatttttggcctagtggttagagtttgactcctaaccctagggttgtgggtttgagtctcgggctggcaataccacgactgaggtgcccttgagcaaggcaccaaaccccaacTGCTCTCCGGGGGCCaaagcataaatgatgcccactgctccggctttgtgttcacagtgtgtgtgtgtgtgttcgctgctgtgtgcactttggatgggttaaatgcagagcacgaattctgagtatgggtcaccatacttgtctgtatgtcacgtcacttacttcactcactcactcacttcactcactcactcgtcACTTAaattcaacatattttttttctttgggtAGTCAGgaggtataaatatatacacatatataaacataatgtGTGTTACCGGCCGGGTGGAGAGCAGGTTTCGAAGTAGCCCCAATGTTTTCATGAGCACATTGGTATCAGGATCAGACAGGAGTCTAAAAAGTTGTTCTGTGCCCAGAGCTCGAACTATCTCCACCTTCACCTTCTGATCTGCCTGGAAGGCCATgttctgcacaaacacacattacagaTTCTGATGACATAGAGTGTTTTCATTCTGAACCTCTGTTGTGGACCAAAGTCTGTTGGTCTTACCATGAGAGCCCAGATGCCGTTGACCCTTAGAGCTGGACTGTCACTTTGTGTGAGGCTGCATAGTAACTCGATGACCCCAGACTCTAAGATAGGCTGTGGACACACACATCCACAGTCATTTTTTAAAGCCCAGTGGCACTGGGAATATCCCTCATACTTTTTCCTCTGTCTTCTGTTAATAATATTGCCTGACCAGAAATTCTGAAGCCGTTTTAAAAGCTTTAAGTTTGaatgttttcaataattatagtaattataataatattacttttaccGAACAACTGTAAGAAACTGAAAATCTTGGCTGTATAATGCTTATAAACCAACAAAGAGTGTGTACTTTACCTCTTTGCTGGGTGAAAACTCCAGCAGTAGATTGCATAGTGTTGAAGAGGCCATGACCAGGACCTCATCTGGTGCGTTCTGTAACAGCTAcccacaaaaacaaatatgcattcaATTAGGCTTTGATTAGCATACAGATTTAAATCAACATCATCTGAATATGATACCTTCATTAGTGGCTTCCATACTGCATGATCATGGAAACTTGTCCTTAGCTGTTGTACAGACCGTGATAAACTGTGCAGACATCTAGAGGaaatttgaaagaaagaaattgaaACAAGGGCAAACCAAAACCTTTTATTCTCTCAATTCTTTCAAAATCCAACTGCTGTGCATTTTCAACAAACACATTTCACTTTGAgacaactattcaaaagtttgaagtctgtaagattttttctaaatatttttgaaagaagtctcttatgctcaaaaaggctttattagaaatgtatttgtcacttttgattaattgaatgcatcattgctgaataaaaatactgatttcttattttttattttacagaccCCAAACCTTTTTGATTCCCTTAATTTTTTTTGGGACAGTCAATTAGGAGAAAATGTGCATCATACCTGACTGCTGCTAACCGTACTTTGATACTAGATTCTGATAGGCCACTAACAATCCTGTCCATCATGTTTTCCGTCTCTGTAATCTGTAGTAGGTATCAATGCAGTGAGCATTCCAGACACTCTTtggactttttcttttctttcttttttttttttttttaaacagagcaattgcaatataatataaatcaccTTTTTCCTGATGTCCTCGTCATTGGAGCCCAGCGAGGCATAGAGTTTAAAGGCTGCTTGCCGCAGCTCATGCGCATGTTTCAAGTCATGGTCCAACTACAGGAAGACAAATGATCAGATAAACTGAGTGTACATTATATCAGAAAAGCAAAAGGTACCTGATTACCCCTACTACTGAAATCCCCATACTTAgttttatacaaaaataacagAAGTCTCTGGTATGTCCTCATTTagaaagctaaataaatgcatgaatgtgaaCGTGAAGTTACCCTCTTAATATCAGTGATGGCGCTGACAGAGCTCGGGTATTTAAAGTAGTCAGCCAACATGGACACGAGGTGATCGGTGACGCTTGCAATCCGCTGTAATTCTATGTCCGGCTCCATCAGGAAGGCTAGCGTCTCAGCCCCCTCCACCCTCTCCTCCAGTAACCGCTCTTTACTGCACATCCGCACCAGGCATGGCAaagtctgtccacacacacagAACTAGTTCCCACACACTTTCAATGGTGACACTTTTGCATTCATCACATATATGTAGAAGTTTTCTGGAGGTACCTTTAGTACAATAGAGTTGTCGTCTGTCCTGATGGCTCCTGCTCGACACATGTATGTTAAACTGAGAGAAAAAGAATGTGATTTTGTAAAAGCTAAAGCGATTAATCATGTATTTTCACAAATAACCTGCAAGATGAGATTTGCTCACCATTTGGCGGCTGTAAGCTGCATTTCGATGGGTTTGTCCCTTTGCAGCATTCTAACAAAAACCTGAAAGAGCTGCTCACCATCTACAAGCACTGagaaacacatgcatacaaacaaaataatatgaGTCTCAGCAGGCttaagcattattttattaattggctCCGTAGATATACAGAAAtcctaaataaatgttttaagctTTGAACCAAACCACCAGTTCTTACATAATCACAACATCTGATTCAAAGAACAAAGGAGCATTGCAAAAAATGATGAATCAGACTTTATGCGATGTGCTATGAGAAAACTCCGCTGAAACTTTTAGGCTCTAATACTACACCATGAActaatcaaatcaaatgtttgCTGTCATTAGGATTTCTAATTCTCgcagtctgcatttatttgctcaaaaatacagtaatattgtgaaacactgttacaatttaaaacaactgttttctattctaatatgttttcaaatataatattcctgtgatgccaaagctgtattttcaacagccattactccagtccttaGTGTCACATTATCAATTAAATCAttgtaaaatgctgatttggtgctgaataaacacttattaatatcaatgttgaccactgttgtgccgcttaatatttttgctcTGAATATTATGTTTTACCTCCAGAAACCTACTTTTGTtctctattcttttatttcacTGAACAGTGTTTCAGACATTAccaaagaaaatgtaaaactgcAACACAAAAGAGAAGTCAAAGATCATCTCTGATGAACGTAAGCCAGGAGGACAAAATAAGTGGTGATCAAATGATGGTAGAGGATGAGGGTCGTGCTCACCATTCACCAGGGTCATAGAGACCTGCGCATTCTCATAGGCCAAAACTGAGAAACACTTCAAGGCCTGCATCCGTACCTGCAGAGAGAGTTCACAAACCATAATTACTCAGAATACACTGACATGCATCAACAATACCATAATAAAAGGAAAAGTCACTCAGATCCTTTTTGTACTTTATAGGAGGGAGAGATGAGCAGGGGAGCGATGTTCTGGATGGCACCGTGGTTAAACAACACCGTCTGATGTTCTGGAGTCTGGACACACACATTAATCAATAGAGACAAAAGAATAGATTACTTTGCCTAAACTGTAAATTTGCCATGTGGCCACAGGTGCTAATCACTAATCACTAATCACTAATAAGGCTTGGAATAAAGCTTGCTTGTGGCTAATCTACTCAGAATTTATCATTctgaataaatgcatatttactgTGTGATGTGTTGTGTGTTACCTTGCAGCAGTGGGCGAAGATTTGCGTGATGTATTCCTGCGTGTGCTGTGACCGACTCAGCAGGGACATGAGGTGAGGGATAACAGTGGGGTCCTGGTGCAAATTGAAACATGTTGATCATGCTTCTGTTTGTGCACGCGCATACGTCATTTCAGAATGTGCAAGTTGTCTTACTGTGTACAGTAGCTGCACTGGTGTGACTGGACTGATGAAGACGGTTCTTAAACAGCGCAGACATGCCTCGATGAAAATCAGATCAGAACACAAGAGACCtgcagaaacacaaaacaccGCTCAGAAGACTGGAATCATGAAGATATCTTACTTTTTTTGAAGAATTTATGCTCTTCAAGGATGcatctatttgataaaaaaatataataaaacagtagTATCAAAGATAGACTGAGAAGACAGAGCAAGAACCTTGAAGCAGGGCTGGGATGATGTGACAGTCCACCAGGGACTTGATGTTGTTCTCTGTGCCCATTGCCAGGCTTCCTAACACGACCGCACATTCAGTCCTCAGCTCAAGACTAGAAGAGCTCTGCTGGAGAAGATACAGAAGTctacacccacccacacacacacacacacacacaccaaatacaTCCTCATCAGCAGGGATTAGCATGTAAAACAGAGaacagataaaaaatattttgctgtcTTAAAGGTAGGAGAGTGTCTTGTTTATTTCCagctttaaatatgattttgaatccctgatatttaatataatttcagacTTTTGGACTTCCATGTAATTTTCCAGCTATATTGGCCCAGCTCAGACAACTGAATAGATTAGCTATGATTCTTCAACCTTACTTCCTGTGTCAAAACTCATTGCAGTTCTATTGGTGGGAAAAGGTTAAAGTGGTTGGACATACCTTGGCACGGCTCCCAGCACAATCAGGTTGGCCTTCTGTCTGTTGTTTCCAATGACAGCATTCTTCATGTCACTATCAATAAAGGTACAATCACTTATAATACTTATAACTTGTGCATAACACACATCTTCACAGGCATAGAAACAAATCAAcagaaaaaatgaagaaataattttGAGGGTGTTATTGGTCAGATAAACGACATGCTGGGtgaaaaaaaagctgtttattgGTTGCtgaactttttgtaaaaaaaataaaataataataaactaccgttcaaacgtttggggtcagtaaatgttgtttttaagaagttttattctgcaaagacacattaaaataataaaatatgacattgaAAATGTTCACACAATTACAAAGGAATTGTATctgaaataaatactgttctattGAACTTTGTATTCTTTAAAATTGTATCacggttt encodes the following:
- the LOC113053234 gene encoding armadillo repeat-containing protein 8 isoform X2; its protein translation is MMACLLEAPLRISVLSEVTATSRHYVDRLFDPDPQNVLQGVIDMKNAVIGNNRQKANLIVLGAVPRLLYLLQQSSSSLELRTECAVVLGSLAMGTENNIKSLVDCHIIPALLQGLLCSDLIFIEACLRCLRTVFISPVTPVQLLYTDPTVIPHLMSLLSRSQHTQEYITQIFAHCCKTPEHQTVLFNHGAIQNIAPLLISPSYKVRMQALKCFSVLAYENAQVSMTLVNVLVDGEQLFQVFVRMLQRDKPIEMQLTAAKCLTYMCRAGAIRTDDNSIVLKTLPCLVRMCSKERLLEERVEGAETLAFLMEPDIELQRIASVTDHLVSMLADYFKYPSSVSAITDIKRLDHDLKHAHELRQAAFKLYASLGSNDEDIRKKITETENMMDRIVSGLSESSIKVRLAAVRCLHSLSRSVQQLRTSFHDHAVWKPLMKLLQNAPDEVLVMASSTLCNLLLEFSPSKEPILESGVIELLCSLTQSDSPALRVNGIWALMNMAFQADQKVKVEIVRALGTEQLFRLLSDPDTNVLMKTLGLLRNLLSTRPHIDQVMSSHGKQIMQAVTLILEGEHSIEVKEQTLCILANIADGNTAKELIMTNDDMLQKIKYYMGHSNVKLQLAATFCISNLVWNEEDGEELRTRSQERQDKLREMGFVDILHKLTQASDPNLCDRAKTAMQQYLA
- the LOC113053234 gene encoding armadillo repeat-containing protein 8 isoform X1 is translated as MMACLLEAPLRISVLSEVTATSRHYVDRLFDPDPQNVLQGVIDMKNAVIGNNRQKANLIVLGAVPRLLYLLQQSSSSLELRTECAVVLGSLAMGTENNIKSLVDCHIIPALLQGLLCSDLIFIEACLRCLRTVFISPVTPVQLLYTDPTVIPHLMSLLSRSQHTQEYITQIFAHCCKTPEHQTVLFNHGAIQNIAPLLISPSYKVRMQALKCFSVLAYENAQVSMTLVNVLVDGEQLFQVFVRMLQRDKPIEMQLTAAKCLTYMCRAGAIRTDDNSIVLKTLPCLVRMCSKERLLEERVEGAETLAFLMEPDIELQRIASVTDHLVSMLADYFKYPSSVSAITDIKRLDHDLKHAHELRQAAFKLYASLGSNDEDIRKKITETENMMDRIVSGLSESSIKVRLAAVRCLHSLSRSVQQLRTSFHDHAVWKPLMKLLQNAPDEVLVMASSTLCNLLLEFSPSKEPILESGVIELLCSLTQSDSPALRVNGIWALMNMAFQADQKVKVEIVRALGTEQLFRLLSDPDTNVLMKTLGLLRNLLSTRPHIDQVMSSHGKQIMQAVTLILEGEHSIEVKEQTLCILANIADGNTAKELIMTNDDMLQKIKYYMGHSNVKLQLAATFCISNLVWNEEDGEELRTRGFCGGSQERQDKLREMGFVDILHKLTQASDPNLCDRAKTAMQQYLA
- the LOC113053234 gene encoding armadillo repeat-containing protein 8 isoform X3; the protein is MMACLLEAPLRISVLSEVTATSRHYVDRLFDPDPQNVLQGVIDMKNAVIGNNRQKANLIVLGAVPRLLYLLQQSSSSLELRTECAVVLGSLAMGTENNIKSLVDCHIIPALLQGLLCSDLIFIEACLRCLRTVFISPVTPVQLLYTDPTVIPHLMSLLSRSQHTQEYITQIFAHCCKTPEHQTVLFNHGAIQNIAPLLISPSYKVRMQALKCFSVLAYENAQVSMTLVNVLVDGEQLFQVFVRMLQRDKPIEMQLTAAKCLTYMCRAGAIRTDDNSIVLKTLPCLVRMCSKERLLEERVEGAETLAFLMEPDIELQRIASVTDHLVSMLADYFKYPSSVSAITDIKRLDHDLKHAHELRQAAFKLYASLGSNDEDIRKKITETENMMDRIVSGLSESSIKVRLAAVRCLHSLSRSVQQLRTSFHDHAVWKPLMKLLQNAPDEVLVMASSTLCNLLLEFSPSKEPILESGVIELLCSLTQSDSPALRVNGIWALMNMAFQADQKVKVEIVRALGTEQLFRLLSDPDTNVLMKTLGLLRNLLSTRPHIDQVMSSHGKQIMQAVTLILEGEHSIEVKEQTLCILANIADGNTAKELIMTNDDMLQKIKYYMGHSNVKLQLAATFCISNLVWNEEDGSQERQDKLREMGFVDILHKLTQASDPNLCDRAKTAMQQYLA